One window of the Shimwellia blattae DSM 4481 = NBRC 105725 genome contains the following:
- a CDS encoding porin OmpC, translating into MKVKVLSLLVPALLVAGTANAAEIYNKDGNKLDLYGKVVGLHYFSDDDGADGDQSYVRLGFKGETQISDQLTGYGQWEYNLQANNTEDTSDQAWTRLGFAGLKFGDAGSFDYGRNYGVVYDVTSWTDVLPEFGGDTYGSDNFLQQRGNGLATYRVTDFFGLVDGLNVALQYQGKNGSVSGEGATNNGRKWSKQNGDGFGGAITYDIIDGFSAGAAVASSKRTDDQNVDRLMGNGDKATTYTGGLKYDAYNVYLAAQYTQTYNATRIGSLGFANKAQNFEVVAQYQFDFGLRPSVAYLQSKGKDLGHGWNDEDILKYVDVGATYYFNKNMSTYVDYKINLLDKNSFTRAAGISTDDIVALGLVYQF; encoded by the coding sequence ATGAAAGTTAAAGTCCTGTCCCTGTTGGTACCGGCTCTGCTGGTTGCTGGCACCGCGAATGCGGCAGAAATCTATAATAAAGACGGAAATAAATTAGATCTCTACGGTAAAGTTGTTGGTCTGCACTACTTCTCTGATGATGACGGTGCTGATGGCGACCAGTCTTATGTCCGCCTCGGGTTTAAAGGTGAAACTCAGATCAGCGATCAGCTGACCGGTTACGGCCAGTGGGAATACAACCTCCAGGCAAACAACACTGAAGATACCTCTGACCAGGCATGGACCCGTCTGGGCTTCGCCGGTCTGAAATTTGGTGACGCGGGCTCTTTTGACTACGGCCGTAACTACGGTGTGGTTTATGACGTGACCTCCTGGACCGACGTTCTGCCGGAATTCGGCGGCGACACTTACGGTTCTGACAACTTCCTGCAGCAGCGTGGTAATGGTCTGGCGACCTACCGCGTGACTGACTTCTTCGGCCTGGTTGACGGCCTGAACGTTGCCCTGCAGTACCAGGGTAAAAACGGCAGCGTAAGTGGCGAAGGCGCGACTAACAACGGCCGTAAGTGGAGCAAGCAGAATGGCGACGGCTTTGGCGGCGCTATCACTTATGACATCATCGACGGCTTCTCCGCCGGTGCTGCGGTTGCCAGCTCCAAACGTACTGACGATCAGAACGTTGATCGCCTGATGGGTAATGGCGACAAAGCCACCACCTATACCGGCGGCCTGAAATATGACGCGTACAACGTCTACCTGGCAGCACAGTACACCCAGACTTATAACGCAACCCGCATCGGCAGCCTGGGCTTTGCGAACAAAGCACAGAACTTCGAAGTGGTTGCTCAGTACCAGTTCGACTTCGGTCTGCGTCCGTCTGTGGCTTACCTGCAGTCTAAAGGTAAGGACCTGGGTCACGGCTGGAACGACGAAGATATCCTGAAATATGTTGATGTGGGCGCGACCTACTACTTCAACAAAAACATGTCCACCTATGTTGATTACAAAATCAACCTGCTGGACAAAAACAGCTTCACCCGCGCAGCCGGTATCTCTACCGACGATATCGTAGCACTGGGCCTGGTTTACCAGTTCTGA
- the apbE gene encoding FAD:protein FMN transferase ApbE encodes MELTLIRAGLVAGLLLLTGCDTKNAPPEEKTTSVVLEGKTMGTYWRASLAGVDSARAETLRHKIQSQLDGDDQLMSTWKPDSALSRFNQSRSTAPWPVDEALSDIVTEALRVGAKTYGAMDITVGPLVNLWGFGPDKQPVKTPDASQIARAKAQTGLKHLTVINKAGQQWLQKDIPGLYVDLSTVGEGYAADHLARLMEREGVSRYLVSVGGAVVTRGTNGEGNPWRVAIQKPTDQENAVQAVVDLNGHGISTSGSYRNYYELDGKRISHVIDPVSGAPIQHKLVSVTVIAPSALEADAWDTGLMVLGTEKAQQVAREQQLAVYMITRQEQGFAVWMSPQFKTFLLSGQN; translated from the coding sequence ATGGAACTGACGCTGATACGGGCCGGTCTGGTTGCCGGGTTACTGCTCCTGACCGGTTGCGATACAAAAAATGCCCCGCCAGAGGAAAAGACCACCTCAGTGGTGCTGGAGGGGAAAACCATGGGCACCTACTGGCGGGCGAGCCTTGCCGGGGTAGACAGTGCCCGGGCAGAGACGCTGCGCCATAAGATCCAGTCTCAGCTGGACGGGGATGACCAGCTGATGTCCACCTGGAAGCCGGACTCCGCCCTGTCGCGCTTTAACCAGTCGCGCAGTACCGCGCCCTGGCCGGTAGATGAAGCCTTAAGCGATATTGTGACCGAAGCCCTGCGCGTGGGGGCGAAAACCTACGGCGCAATGGACATTACCGTGGGGCCACTGGTGAATCTGTGGGGGTTCGGGCCGGATAAACAGCCGGTAAAAACGCCGGATGCCAGCCAGATAGCCCGGGCGAAAGCGCAAACCGGCCTGAAACATTTAACGGTGATCAATAAAGCCGGGCAGCAGTGGCTGCAAAAAGATATTCCCGGGCTGTATGTGGATCTCTCGACCGTCGGGGAAGGGTATGCCGCCGATCATCTGGCGCGCCTGATGGAGCGGGAAGGGGTCAGCCGCTATCTGGTATCGGTTGGCGGGGCGGTGGTCACCCGGGGAACCAACGGGGAGGGCAACCCCTGGCGGGTGGCTATTCAGAAGCCGACCGACCAGGAAAATGCCGTACAGGCGGTGGTTGATCTTAATGGTCACGGCATCAGCACCTCCGGCAGCTATCGCAACTATTATGAGCTGGATGGCAAACGTATTTCGCACGTTATCGATCCGGTGAGCGGGGCGCCCATTCAGCATAAACTGGTGTCGGTCACGGTGATTGCACCCAGCGCGCTGGAGGCAGACGCCTGGGATACTGGTCTGATGGTGCTTGGTACCGAAAAAGCGCAGCAGGTCGCCCGGGAGCAGCAACTGGCCGTCTATATGATAACCCGCCAGGAGCAGGGGTTCGCGGTCTGGATGTCGCCGCAGTTTAAAACCTTTTTACTGAGCGGACAGAATTAA
- the ada gene encoding bifunctional DNA-binding transcriptional regulator/O6-methylguanine-DNA methyltransferase Ada has translation MNATLYSTEQARREAVMQRDSKADGQFVFAVITTGIFCRPSCRSRHPLPHNMRFFADAASALAAGFRPCKRCNPAGESRQQQQAAQIARACERLDHSEQPLTVAALAAECAMSQAHFQRLFKQITGLTPHGWYRARRAGRLREALRQGEPVTRAIYQAGFGSASGYYQQANSALGMTGRHYRQQGAAQQIEYAFGHSVLGEILVAATKRGVCALFPGEDQTQLYQQLVAQFPRAVLQPADPQGPLATRLAEILAFTARQRADFPLPLDVQGSAFQLQVWQALQTIPAGETASYQDIARKIGRPRAVRAVAGACAANRLALVIPCHRVVRANGALSGYRWGSELKHQLLAREAQESRQKNAP, from the coding sequence ATGAACGCCACTTTATACAGCACTGAACAGGCCCGCCGGGAGGCGGTGATGCAGCGGGACAGCAAGGCGGATGGCCAGTTTGTTTTTGCGGTCATCACCACCGGTATTTTCTGCCGCCCGTCGTGCCGCTCCCGCCACCCGCTGCCACACAATATGCGCTTTTTTGCCGATGCCGCATCCGCACTGGCTGCGGGTTTTCGCCCCTGTAAGCGCTGCAACCCCGCAGGGGAGAGCCGCCAGCAGCAACAGGCGGCCCAGATAGCCCGGGCCTGTGAGCGGCTGGACCACAGCGAGCAGCCCCTGACGGTTGCCGCCCTGGCGGCGGAATGCGCCATGAGCCAGGCACACTTTCAGCGCCTGTTTAAACAGATAACCGGGCTGACCCCCCACGGCTGGTATCGCGCCCGGCGCGCCGGGCGCCTGCGGGAAGCGCTCCGCCAGGGGGAGCCGGTGACCCGGGCAATCTACCAGGCGGGGTTTGGTTCGGCCAGCGGCTACTACCAGCAGGCAAACAGCGCCCTGGGGATGACCGGCCGTCACTACCGGCAGCAGGGGGCCGCACAACAGATTGAGTATGCCTTCGGCCACTCAGTGCTTGGGGAGATTCTGGTGGCCGCCACAAAACGGGGCGTGTGCGCGCTTTTCCCGGGAGAAGACCAGACACAGCTGTACCAGCAACTGGTGGCCCAGTTCCCCCGGGCGGTGCTGCAACCGGCGGATCCGCAGGGGCCGCTGGCAACCCGGCTGGCAGAGATCCTGGCGTTTACGGCGCGCCAGCGCGCGGATTTCCCGCTGCCCCTTGATGTGCAGGGCAGCGCATTTCAGCTACAGGTCTGGCAGGCATTGCAGACGATCCCGGCAGGCGAGACCGCCAGTTATCAGGACATTGCCCGAAAAATTGGCCGCCCCCGTGCGGTGCGGGCAGTGGCTGGCGCCTGTGCGGCAAACCGGCTGGCGCTGGTTATTCCCTGCCACCGGGTGGTGCGCGCTAACGGTGCGCTCTCGGGGTATCGCTGGGGAAGCGAGCTAAAACACCAGCTACTGGCGCGTGAGGCACAGGAAAGTCGTCAAAAAAATGCGCCGTAA
- a CDS encoding GlcG/HbpS family heme-binding protein: MKYPLSLLFLCLLPGIATAVTPSTTHDMNIELATSLAKETLEQCRKLGKNGVVAVVDRGGNPVVILRGDNVGPHNTQAAQRKAYTALSTKTATLQLAKNARATPDTTNLNTVGDLLLLGGGVPVSYQQQVIGALGVAGMGGPEFDEKCALQAIATVLPAR; encoded by the coding sequence ATGAAATATCCGCTCTCATTATTATTTTTATGCCTGTTACCGGGTATCGCGACGGCGGTAACCCCCTCCACAACACACGATATGAATATTGAGCTGGCAACAAGCCTTGCGAAAGAGACCCTGGAGCAGTGCCGCAAACTGGGTAAAAACGGGGTGGTCGCGGTGGTTGATCGCGGCGGCAACCCGGTGGTTATTCTGCGTGGCGACAATGTTGGCCCCCACAATACCCAGGCCGCCCAGCGCAAAGCCTATACGGCGCTCTCAACCAAAACCGCCACCCTGCAACTGGCAAAAAATGCCCGGGCCACCCCGGACACCACTAACCTGAACACGGTCGGGGATCTGCTGCTGCTCGGCGGCGGTGTGCCGGTCAGCTACCAGCAGCAGGTGATTGGTGCCCTCGGCGTTGCCGGTATGGGCGGGCCGGAGTTTGATGAAAAATGTGCCCTGCAGGCCATTGCCACGGTTCTGCCCGCCCGCTGA
- the hiuH gene encoding hydroxyisourate hydrolase codes for MTKYLAPSLFALVMTASAGAFAAGQNPLSVHILNQQTGTPAAGVSVVLEKKQGDSWEKINTATTDDDGRIKALWPEKPAVTVGDYRVVFKTGSYFSAQKLDSFFPEIPVEFHINKPDEHYHVPLLLSQYGYATYRGS; via the coding sequence ATGACAAAGTATTTAGCCCCTTCGTTATTCGCACTGGTAATGACCGCATCGGCGGGCGCCTTTGCCGCCGGGCAGAACCCGCTCAGCGTGCATATTCTCAACCAGCAAACCGGCACCCCGGCGGCGGGCGTGAGCGTTGTTCTTGAGAAAAAACAGGGTGATAGCTGGGAAAAGATCAATACCGCCACAACCGACGATGACGGCAGAATCAAAGCTTTATGGCCGGAAAAACCGGCGGTGACCGTGGGCGACTACCGGGTCGTGTTTAAAACCGGCAGTTACTTCAGCGCCCAAAAGCTGGACAGCTTCTTCCCGGAAATTCCGGTGGAGTTCCATATTAATAAACCAGATGAACACTACCATGTTCCGTTATTACTGAGCCAGTATGGCTATGCCACTTACCGGGGAAGTTAA
- the hprR gene encoding response regulator transcription factor HprR has product MKILVIEDNKRNCDWISKGLTEAGYIVDIARDGRDGLYLALEHNYGLIILDIMLPGMDGWQVLEALRPLRDTPVICLTARDAVADRVRGLESGANDYLVKPFAFAELLARVRNQLRQHPQAGPCIMLADLTINSLHQTVLRQGQPIALTRREFALLWLLACRADEIVPRTLIASEVWGINFDSDTNTVDVAIRRLRRKVDDPFSQKLITTVRGMGYRLAVS; this is encoded by the coding sequence ATGAAAATATTGGTTATTGAAGATAATAAGAGAAATTGCGACTGGATAAGTAAAGGCTTAACCGAAGCGGGATATATTGTCGATATTGCCCGGGATGGTCGCGACGGTTTATATCTGGCCCTTGAACACAACTACGGTCTTATTATCCTGGATATTATGCTACCGGGCATGGACGGCTGGCAGGTGCTGGAGGCATTACGCCCGCTGCGCGATACGCCGGTCATTTGCCTGACCGCCAGAGACGCGGTTGCCGACCGGGTGCGCGGGCTGGAATCCGGGGCCAATGATTATCTGGTTAAGCCGTTTGCTTTTGCGGAGCTGCTGGCCCGGGTGCGTAACCAGCTACGCCAGCACCCCCAGGCCGGCCCCTGCATTATGCTGGCGGATCTGACCATCAACTCGCTCCACCAGACGGTACTACGCCAGGGCCAGCCCATCGCGCTGACCCGCCGGGAGTTTGCGCTACTGTGGCTGCTGGCCTGCCGGGCAGATGAAATCGTCCCCCGGACGCTGATCGCCAGTGAGGTGTGGGGGATTAATTTTGACAGCGACACCAACACCGTGGATGTGGCAATCCGCCGCCTGCGTCGCAAAGTTGACGATCCCTTCAGCCAGAAACTGATCACCACCGTGCGCGGCATGGGATACCGGCTGGCGGTCTCCTGA
- a CDS encoding heavy metal sensor histidine kinase, producing MSLVQRITLSMVVLMALTCGAVVATLYHGLQRALILRDEQTLSNRAEQIDQLLRDGAPAQTLPRYFDRMMDTAQDILVIQPARGEAIVMNRTGVVLPESFSRRAFDAGKINHLTDRDGVDISLLRIASRAGEMPVLLTVARVARTRGEMLASYHRLSLVVCAGAIVLCLVISPLLIRRGLRAIRVLSRMTETISSAQLGQPLAAERLPEELLPLAAALNRMRARLAEDFTRLTQFCDDLAHEMRTPVSVLLGQNQVMLSKPRTVADYQRLIEDNIEELEGLTRLTDSLLFLARAEHRNVGLERQTFAPGELLADICAFLAPLAEEKQLALRVQAGGQLNADKLLFQRAVINLLTNGIRHAPAGSAVHITALARPGSLTIEVANPGPPLARPDRLFQRFWRGEDARHTPGSGLGLALVSAIAALHGGEAGYRHQRGSNIFFIRFSQP from the coding sequence ATGTCACTGGTTCAGCGGATTACGCTCAGCATGGTGGTGCTGATGGCGCTGACCTGCGGCGCTGTGGTCGCCACGCTGTATCACGGGCTGCAGCGGGCGCTGATCCTGCGTGATGAGCAGACCCTGAGCAACCGGGCAGAGCAAATCGACCAGCTGCTGCGCGACGGGGCACCGGCACAAACCCTGCCGCGCTATTTTGACCGGATGATGGACACCGCCCAGGATATTCTGGTGATTCAGCCCGCCCGGGGAGAGGCGATTGTAATGAACCGTACCGGGGTGGTGCTGCCGGAGTCGTTCTCCCGCCGGGCGTTTGATGCCGGGAAAATCAACCACCTGACAGACCGCGACGGTGTTGATATCAGCCTGCTGCGTATTGCCAGCCGCGCCGGGGAGATGCCAGTGCTGCTGACCGTGGCGCGGGTGGCCCGCACCCGGGGAGAGATGCTGGCCAGCTATCACCGCCTGAGCCTGGTAGTGTGCGCCGGGGCAATCGTGCTGTGCCTGGTGATAAGCCCGCTGTTGATCCGCCGCGGGTTGCGGGCCATCCGGGTACTGAGCCGGATGACCGAAACCATCAGCAGCGCGCAGCTCGGGCAGCCGCTGGCGGCAGAGCGTCTACCCGAGGAGCTACTGCCGCTGGCGGCGGCGCTGAACCGGATGCGCGCAAGGCTTGCGGAAGATTTCACCCGCCTGACCCAGTTTTGTGATGATTTAGCCCACGAAATGCGCACCCCGGTGAGTGTGCTGCTGGGGCAGAATCAGGTGATGCTCAGCAAGCCGCGTACAGTGGCGGATTACCAGCGCCTGATCGAAGATAATATAGAAGAGCTGGAAGGGCTGACCCGGCTGACAGACAGCCTGCTGTTTCTTGCCCGGGCAGAGCACCGGAATGTCGGCCTGGAGCGCCAGACCTTTGCGCCCGGCGAGCTGCTGGCAGATATCTGCGCCTTTCTGGCCCCGCTGGCGGAAGAAAAACAGCTGGCGCTCAGGGTGCAGGCCGGGGGGCAGCTGAATGCCGATAAACTGCTGTTTCAGCGGGCGGTTATCAATTTACTGACCAACGGCATACGCCACGCCCCGGCGGGCAGCGCGGTTCATATTACGGCACTTGCCCGGCCCGGCTCGCTGACCATTGAGGTGGCAAACCCCGGGCCGCCGCTGGCCCGGCCAGACCGGCTGTTTCAGCGCTTCTGGCGCGGGGAGGATGCCCGCCACACACCGGGGAGCGGGCTGGGTCTGGCGCTGGTGAGTGCGATTGCCGCGCTGCACGGGGGCGAGGCCGGTTACCGGCACCAGCGGGGGAGCAACATCTTTTTTATCCGTTTCAGCCAGCCATAG
- the alkB gene encoding DNA oxidative demethylase AlkB, whose product MTDLFPDDEPWVEPVTPGAVILRRFARGCARELLAGIDAVAARAPFRQMQTPGGFTMSVAMTSCGALGWVTDRQGYRYQPRDPQDLQPWPLMPPAFLTLGQQAAESAGFPGFMPDSCLINRYLPGARMALHQDKDERDLRAPIVSVSLGLTARFLFGGLSRRDPVRQIPLEHCDVVVWGGPARLAYHGIMPVRPGEHPLVGGVRYNLTLRQSGKNE is encoded by the coding sequence ATGACCGATCTCTTTCCTGACGATGAGCCCTGGGTTGAGCCAGTCACCCCCGGGGCGGTGATTTTGCGGCGTTTTGCCAGGGGCTGTGCCCGGGAGCTGCTGGCCGGTATTGACGCGGTTGCCGCCCGGGCACCGTTTCGCCAGATGCAGACCCCGGGGGGCTTTACCATGTCCGTGGCGATGACCAGCTGTGGCGCCCTGGGGTGGGTGACCGATCGCCAGGGTTACCGCTACCAGCCCCGGGATCCGCAGGATCTGCAACCCTGGCCCCTCATGCCGCCTGCCTTTTTAACCCTCGGGCAGCAGGCGGCGGAGTCAGCCGGGTTCCCCGGGTTTATGCCGGACAGCTGCCTGATTAACCGCTACCTGCCCGGTGCCAGAATGGCGCTGCACCAGGATAAAGACGAGCGGGATCTCCGCGCGCCGATTGTGTCGGTCTCTTTAGGGCTGACGGCGCGCTTTTTATTCGGCGGGCTCAGCCGCCGGGATCCGGTGCGCCAGATCCCGCTGGAGCACTGCGATGTGGTGGTGTGGGGCGGCCCGGCGCGCCTGGCATACCACGGGATCATGCCGGTCAGGCCCGGGGAGCACCCGCTGGTGGGGGGCGTGCGCTATAACCTGACCCTGCGCCAGAGTGGAAAAAACGAATAA
- a CDS encoding multidrug ABC transporter permease/ATP-binding protein: protein MELLRVVFRQYRWPFLMVMGLSLASAGLGIGLIAFINRRLIAAQDISLSVLPEFLGLLLVLMAVTLGSQLALTTLGHHFVYRLRGEFIKRILDTQVGRIEQLGSAALLAGLTSDIRNITIAFVRLPELVQGGILTLGCAVYLGWLSPNMLMVTAAWVAVTIWGGFILVKRVYRHMATLRETEERLYQDYQTVLEGRKELMLNRERAEYIYRQVYQPDAAAYRHNIIRADTYHLSAVNWSNIMMLGAIGLVFWMANGLNWADTTIAATYSLTLLFLRTPLLSAVGALPTLLSAQVAFNKLNQFRLAPWQAAFPVSAQHNQWQTLELRDVTFRYGDDAFSVGPLNLTIRRGELLFLIGGNGSGKSTLAMLLTGLYPPASGTILLDGKPVDSHNIDHYRQHFSAVFTDVCLFDQLLGPGAEPADPQLVSQWLTRLQMDSKLTLNGTQILNLKLSKGQKKRVALLLAMAEQRDIILLDEWAADQDPHFRREFYQVLLPLMQQMGKTIFAISHDDHYFIHADRLLEMRQGQLSELTGHERELASRDAVARTGS from the coding sequence ATGGAGCTTTTACGTGTAGTGTTTCGCCAGTATCGCTGGCCGTTTCTGATGGTGATGGGGCTGAGCCTGGCCAGCGCCGGGCTGGGGATCGGGCTGATTGCCTTTATTAACCGCCGCCTGATTGCGGCGCAGGATATTTCACTGAGCGTGCTGCCTGAGTTTCTCGGCCTGCTGCTGGTGCTGATGGCCGTAACCCTCGGTTCGCAACTGGCGCTGACCACCCTGGGCCACCATTTTGTTTACCGGCTGCGCGGTGAGTTTATTAAGCGCATTCTGGATACTCAGGTCGGGCGTATTGAACAACTGGGCAGCGCGGCGCTGCTGGCGGGGCTGACCAGTGATATCCGCAACATCACCATTGCCTTTGTGCGCCTGCCGGAGCTGGTACAGGGGGGGATCCTGACCCTCGGCTGTGCGGTCTATCTGGGGTGGCTGTCACCAAACATGCTGATGGTGACCGCCGCCTGGGTCGCGGTCACCATCTGGGGCGGGTTTATTCTGGTCAAGCGGGTGTACCGCCATATGGCGACCCTGCGTGAAACGGAAGAGCGGTTATACCAGGACTACCAGACCGTGCTGGAAGGGCGCAAAGAGCTGATGCTCAACCGGGAGCGGGCGGAGTACATTTACCGCCAGGTGTACCAGCCAGATGCCGCCGCCTACCGGCACAATATTATCCGCGCCGACACATACCACCTGAGCGCGGTGAACTGGTCCAATATTATGATGCTGGGCGCCATTGGCCTGGTGTTCTGGATGGCAAACGGCCTTAACTGGGCCGATACCACCATTGCCGCCACCTATTCATTAACCCTGCTATTCCTGCGCACCCCGTTACTGTCTGCGGTGGGGGCGTTGCCGACACTGCTCAGCGCGCAGGTGGCCTTCAATAAGCTCAACCAGTTCCGGCTTGCCCCCTGGCAGGCGGCCTTTCCGGTGAGCGCGCAACACAACCAGTGGCAGACCCTTGAACTGCGGGACGTGACGTTCCGCTATGGTGACGATGCGTTCAGCGTCGGGCCCCTGAACCTGACTATCCGCCGCGGGGAGCTGCTGTTTCTGATAGGCGGCAACGGCAGCGGGAAATCCACTCTGGCGATGCTGCTGACCGGGCTGTATCCGCCCGCCAGCGGCACCATATTGCTGGATGGCAAACCGGTAGACAGCCACAATATTGACCATTACCGGCAGCACTTTTCGGCCGTGTTTACCGATGTCTGCCTGTTTGACCAGCTGCTGGGGCCGGGGGCTGAGCCTGCGGATCCGCAACTGGTCAGCCAGTGGCTGACCCGCCTGCAGATGGACTCGAAACTCACCCTGAACGGCACTCAAATCCTGAATCTTAAACTGTCCAAAGGCCAGAAAAAGCGCGTGGCGCTGCTGCTGGCGATGGCAGAGCAGCGGGACATTATCTTGCTTGATGAGTGGGCCGCCGATCAGGATCCCCACTTCCGGCGCGAGTTTTACCAGGTGCTGCTGCCGCTGATGCAGCAGATGGGGAAAACGATTTTCGCCATCAGCCATGACGATCACTATTTTATCCACGCCGACCGGCTGCTGGAGATGCGCCAGGGGCAGCTCTCTGAGCTGACCGGCCACGAGCGGGAGCTGGCCTCCCGGGATGCGGTCGCCCGGACCGGTAGCTGA